In a single window of the Ciconia boyciana chromosome 7, ASM3463844v1, whole genome shotgun sequence genome:
- the FASLG gene encoding tumor necrosis factor ligand superfamily member 6 gives MLEAFIELQHLSWVFTARVMQAYKGRAGSSPRAQSGTAPAVFGCHMEDHAKHVQPIPLPAMQQNLNYVYPQIFWVDGCANTTTSCPPAPPIAPFPPPVPDRRRKPRNNRERSSVGFLVISLLILLALTGVGLSMFQIFHLEKELAELRESVSTEHIPPALEKLIGQKEQSMKKEARKAAHLTGNPAQRDLPLEWEPISGHAFTNGVQYRDQGLVINETGLYFVYSNVLFRGSVCSSQVLTHIVYKKNPASPGSHVLMEDKGINYCTSQKTWARKSYLGALFKLRKMDSLHVNVSKIALVNFEESKTFFGLFKL, from the exons ATGCTTGAGGCTTTCATAGAGTTGCAGCATCTGAGCTGGGTGTTCACTGCTAGAGTGATGCAGGCGTATAAAGGCAGAGCTGGGTcttcccccagggctcagtctGGGACAGCCCCGGCAGTTTTTGGCTGCCATATGGAAGATCACGCCAAGCACGTCCAGCCCATCCCGCTCCCAGCCATGCAGCAGAACTTGAACTACGTCTATCCTCAGATCTTTTGGGTGGACGGCTGTGCCAACACAACTACTTCctgccccccggcaccccccatTGCTCCTTTCCCACCACCAGTACCTGACCGGAGGAGAAAGCCAAGGAACAACAGGGAAAGGAGCAGCGTCGGCTTCCTGGTGATCTCCTTGCTGATCCTGCTGGCCCTCACTGGAGTGGGGCTGAGCATGTTTCAGATTTTCCACCTGGAGAAGGAACTGGCTGAACTCAGAGAG TCTGTCAGCACCGAACACATCCCTCCAGCTTTGGAGAAACTCATAG GGCAGAAGGAGCAGTcaatgaaaaaggaagcaaggaaggCAGCACACTTAACAG GGAACCCTGCCCAGCGGGACCTCCCTTTGGAGTGGGAACCCATCTCCGGCCATGCCTTCACCAATGGTGTTCAGTATCGCGATCAGGGCCTCGTCATCAACGAGACTGGCCTGTACTTCGTGTACTCCAATGTCCTCTTCCGGGGCAGTGTTTGCAGCAGCCAGGTGTTGACCCACATCGTCTACAAGAAAAACCCAGCCTCGCCAGGCAGCCACGTGCTGATGGAGGACAAAGGTATCAACTACTGTACAAGTCAGAAAACATGGGCCCGGAAAAGCTACCTGGGGGCTTTATTCAAGCTCAGGAAGATGGACAGTTTGCACGTCAATGTCTCCAAAATTGCTCTGGTTAATTTTGAGGAATCCAAGACATTCTTCGGCTTATTTAAGCTTTAA